One window of the Acinetobacter equi genome contains the following:
- a CDS encoding solute carrier family 23 protein gives MKESWFVKFKPYQGNIDKTPVSMNEYLPPAQTIILGLQHTFAMFGATVLAPLLMGFDPSLTILLSGIGTIIFFLITGGRVPSYLGGSFAFIGAVIAVTGYSGSGLNPNIGIALGATIVCGLFYALIGLIVMKTGSQWMENLLPPVVAGAIIMIVGLNLAPGAIRAIAGNSFDTWMALLTAMCIGGIAVFTTGMLRRLLLLVGLIISYLIYFVLANMMGFGKPIDFAPVANAAWFGLPAFHQPEFQLNAILLITPIAFILIAENLAHFKVVSEMTGKNITPHMGKAFFADGICTSMSGAVGGTGLTTYAENIGVMAATRIYSSIVFVVAGLFAIILGLSPKFGAVISTLPVAILTGTSMIVFGLIVIAGAKIWIENKVDFTHNGNIIVVSVTVIMGAGNYSIYIGSLDLGGITTATFAGIILNQIFNRKKKLKKTLDVNVSAEKA, from the coding sequence ATGAAAGAAAGTTGGTTTGTGAAATTTAAGCCTTATCAAGGCAATATTGATAAAACTCCCGTATCTATGAATGAATATTTGCCCCCTGCGCAGACGATTATTCTTGGTTTACAGCATACATTTGCCATGTTTGGTGCAACTGTATTGGCACCATTGTTGATGGGCTTCGATCCGAGTTTAACAATCTTACTTTCGGGTATAGGAACAATTATTTTCTTCTTAATTACAGGTGGTCGAGTACCAAGTTATTTAGGGGGAAGTTTTGCTTTTATTGGTGCTGTAATTGCTGTTACTGGTTATAGCGGATCTGGGCTAAATCCTAATATTGGTATTGCTTTAGGTGCAACAATTGTCTGTGGATTATTCTATGCACTGATTGGCTTGATTGTGATGAAAACAGGTTCGCAATGGATGGAAAATTTACTTCCTCCAGTCGTTGCAGGCGCTATTATTATGATTGTCGGGCTAAATCTTGCACCTGGGGCAATTCGTGCAATCGCTGGAAATTCATTTGATACATGGATGGCATTGCTTACAGCTATGTGTATTGGGGGAATTGCTGTTTTTACAACAGGTATGTTAAGACGATTGCTTTTATTGGTTGGTTTAATTATTTCTTATCTTATTTATTTTGTACTTGCAAATATGATGGGCTTTGGAAAACCAATTGATTTTGCACCTGTGGCAAATGCAGCTTGGTTTGGTTTGCCTGCATTTCATCAACCAGAATTTCAGCTGAATGCAATTTTATTGATTACACCAATTGCTTTTATTCTTATTGCAGAAAACTTGGCTCACTTTAAAGTTGTGAGCGAAATGACAGGCAAAAATATTACCCCGCATATGGGAAAAGCATTTTTTGCTGATGGTATTTGTACATCTATGTCTGGTGCGGTCGGAGGAACAGGTTTAACGACGTATGCTGAAAATATTGGAGTAATGGCGGCTACTCGTATTTATTCATCGATTGTTTTTGTTGTTGCGGGTTTATTTGCCATTATTTTGGGTTTATCTCCAAAGTTTGGTGCTGTTATTAGCACTTTACCTGTCGCGATTTTAACAGGTACATCAATGATTGTATTTGGCCTAATCGTGATTGCAGGTGCAAAAATTTGGATTGAAAATAAAGTTGATTTTACGCACAACGGAAACATTATTGTCGTCTCTGTTACTGTGATTATGGGGGCTGGAAATTATTCAATTTATATTGGAAGTTTAGATTTAGGGGGAATTACCACTGCTACATTTGCAGGCATTATTTTAAATCAAATTTTTAATCGTAAGAAAAAGCTTAAAAAGACGTTAGATGTGAATGTCTCGGCTGAAAAAGCATAA
- a CDS encoding tRNA (cytidine(34)-2'-O)-methyltransferase — MIHVVLYEPEIPSNTGNIIRLCANTGAQLHLVKPLGFELDDKKLKRAGLDYHEYARMQIWENFEECLENLKSKGIEMDAIYPLTTKGFETPHTSNLNRPVALLMGPETRGLPEHVRLMFPKEHWIRLPMAANSRSLNLSNATAVILYEAWRQQDFKALI; from the coding sequence GTGATTCATGTAGTGTTATACGAGCCTGAAATTCCAAGCAATACAGGGAATATCATTCGTTTATGTGCGAATACAGGGGCACAATTGCATTTGGTTAAACCATTAGGTTTTGAACTTGATGATAAAAAACTAAAACGAGCAGGTCTGGATTATCACGAATATGCACGTATGCAAATTTGGGAAAATTTTGAAGAATGTTTAGAAAACTTAAAATCTAAAGGTATTGAAATGGATGCAATTTATCCATTAACAACCAAGGGTTTTGAAACACCGCATACTTCTAATTTGAATCGACCTGTTGCTTTGTTGATGGGACCTGAAACTCGTGGTTTGCCAGAACACGTACGTTTAATGTTTCCGAAAGAGCATTGGATTCGTTTACCAATGGCTGCAAATTCACGTAGCTTAAACTTATCAAATGCGACTGCCGTAATTTTATATGAAGCATGGCGTCAACAAGATTTTAAAGCATTAATTTAA
- the cysG gene encoding siroheme synthase CysG, with amino-acid sequence MDIFPISLKLQKQRCLIVGGGHIAYRKAVLLSKAGAIIDIVAPEIDAQLLQLVEESQGKYIQAKFDQSIPLNMYRLVIAATDDAQTNKNVFEVCEAQNILVNSVDDPPHCRFMVPAIVDRSPLVISIASNGTSPVLSRQIRTQLETTIPHGMGKLAEFSGKWRSQVKAKIINPDERRIFWENLYASSLKEKVFNDCLDEANQIIEQALIEWKTPKGEVYLVGAGPGDPELLTLKALRLMQQADVVIYDRLVSQPIMDLCRRDATKIYVGKARSNHAVPQEGINALLVKYAQEGKRVCRLKGGDPFIFGRGGEEIQELFDADVAFQVVPGITAASGCSAYAGIPLTHRDYAQSVRFLTGHLKEGSPELPWNELVYENQTLVLYMGLVGLEKICQRLIEYGQRPNMPVALISKGTTPEQKVVVGTLADIASKVTDHQIQAPTLTIIGEVVCLREQLQWQG; translated from the coding sequence GTGGATATTTTTCCAATCTCTTTAAAGTTGCAGAAGCAACGTTGTTTGATTGTCGGTGGCGGACATATTGCCTATCGAAAAGCAGTACTTTTAAGCAAAGCAGGTGCAATAATTGATATTGTTGCCCCTGAAATTGATGCACAATTATTACAATTGGTTGAAGAAAGCCAAGGGAAATATATTCAGGCTAAATTTGATCAATCGATACCTTTAAATATGTATCGGTTAGTGATTGCCGCAACAGATGATGCACAAACCAATAAAAATGTATTTGAGGTTTGTGAAGCACAGAATATTTTAGTGAATAGTGTGGATGATCCACCACATTGTCGTTTTATGGTGCCAGCGATTGTTGATCGTTCACCACTTGTTATTTCAATTGCCAGTAATGGTACTTCTCCTGTTTTATCTCGTCAGATTCGTACTCAACTTGAAACAACTATTCCGCATGGTATGGGCAAACTTGCTGAATTTTCTGGAAAATGGCGTAGTCAGGTTAAAGCAAAAATTATCAATCCTGATGAACGTCGTATTTTTTGGGAAAATTTATATGCAAGTTCACTTAAGGAAAAAGTCTTTAATGATTGCTTAGATGAAGCGAATCAAATTATTGAGCAAGCATTAATTGAGTGGAAAACACCTAAAGGCGAAGTGTATTTAGTTGGAGCAGGTCCAGGCGATCCTGAACTTTTAACCTTAAAAGCTTTGCGTTTAATGCAGCAAGCAGATGTTGTGATTTATGATCGTTTGGTGTCACAGCCTATTATGGATTTATGCCGCCGTGATGCAACTAAAATTTATGTAGGTAAAGCACGTTCAAATCATGCTGTACCACAAGAAGGCATTAATGCTTTATTAGTAAAATATGCTCAAGAAGGTAAACGTGTTTGTCGCTTAAAAGGTGGTGATCCATTTATTTTTGGTCGTGGTGGTGAAGAAATTCAAGAACTTTTTGATGCAGATGTTGCATTTCAAGTTGTACCTGGAATTACTGCGGCATCGGGATGTTCAGCATATGCAGGCATTCCATTAACACATCGTGATTATGCACAAAGTGTGCGCTTTTTAACTGGACATTTAAAAGAAGGTTCGCCAGAACTTCCTTGGAATGAACTCGTCTATGAAAATCAAACCTTAGTACTTTATATGGGCTTGGTTGGATTGGAAAAAATTTGTCAAAGACTGATTGAATATGGTCAAAGACCAAATATGCCTGTTGCGTTGATTTCGAAAGGAACAACGCCAGAGCAAAAAGTCGTGGTTGGAACTTTAGCAGATATTGCTTCTAAAGTGACTGATCATCAAATACAAGCACCAACACTAACCATTATTGGTGAAGTGGTTTGCTTGCGTGAACAATTACAGTGGCAAGGCTAA
- the serS gene encoding serine--tRNA ligase — MIDPKLLRNNIEAVNLALAKRGVQLNVEEWASLEARRKEIQSKTENLQAERNAGAKQVGQIKKAGGDASEIMARMGAIGDEIKAAEVELTELQAEIEAKSLSIPNLPHESVPEGKDESDNVEVLKWGTPRQFDFEIKDHTDLGEMMGGLEFETATKLTGTRFSVLKGPLARLQRALTQFMLDTHTLKNGYTEAYVPYLVNADSLRGTGQLPKFEEDLFKLQGEKEFYLIPTAEVPVTNFVRDEIIDADRLPLKYAAHTPCFRSEAGSYGRDTRGLIRQHQFDKVEMVQIVKPETSMQALEDLTGHAEGILQALGLPYRKIVLCGGDMGFGAIKTYDLEVWVPSQNTYREISSCSCMGDFQARRMKARYRVDQKKTEFVHTLNGSGLAVGRTLLAVMENYQRADGSIEVPEVLRPYMGGATYID, encoded by the coding sequence ATGATCGACCCTAAATTACTTAGAAATAATATTGAGGCTGTTAACTTAGCCCTCGCTAAACGTGGTGTACAACTCAACGTAGAAGAATGGGCATCATTAGAAGCTCGTCGTAAAGAAATTCAGTCCAAAACTGAAAATCTACAAGCTGAACGCAATGCAGGCGCGAAGCAAGTTGGTCAAATTAAAAAAGCAGGTGGTGATGCTTCAGAAATCATGGCGCGTATGGGTGCTATTGGTGATGAAATTAAAGCTGCTGAAGTTGAACTTACTGAATTACAAGCTGAAATTGAAGCTAAATCTTTATCTATTCCAAACTTACCACATGAGTCTGTACCTGAAGGTAAAGATGAAAGTGATAACGTTGAAGTTTTGAAATGGGGAACACCTCGTCAATTTGATTTCGAAATCAAAGATCATACTGATCTTGGTGAAATGATGGGTGGTTTAGAGTTTGAAACTGCAACGAAGTTAACTGGAACTCGCTTTAGCGTATTAAAAGGACCATTAGCTCGTTTACAACGTGCTTTGACTCAATTTATGTTAGATACACATACTTTGAAAAATGGTTATACCGAAGCTTATGTACCCTATTTAGTGAATGCTGACTCTTTACGCGGTACAGGTCAGTTACCTAAATTTGAAGAAGATTTATTTAAACTTCAAGGTGAAAAAGAATTTTATCTTATTCCTACAGCTGAAGTTCCTGTAACAAACTTTGTGCGTGATGAAATTATTGATGCAGATCGTTTACCACTAAAATATGCCGCACATACACCATGTTTCCGCAGTGAAGCTGGTTCTTATGGTCGCGATACACGTGGTCTAATTCGCCAGCATCAATTTGATAAAGTTGAAATGGTTCAGATTGTAAAACCTGAAACATCAATGCAAGCACTTGAAGATTTAACAGGTCATGCTGAAGGAATCCTTCAAGCATTAGGTCTACCATATCGTAAAATCGTATTGTGTGGTGGTGATATGGGCTTTGGTGCAATCAAAACTTATGATTTAGAGGTTTGGGTACCAAGTCAAAATACATATCGTGAAATTTCTTCGTGTTCATGCATGGGCGATTTCCAAGCACGTCGTATGAAAGCACGTTACCGTGTAGACCAAAAGAAAACTGAATTCGTGCATACTTTAAATGGTTCAGGTTTGGCTGTTGGTCGTACATTATTGGCAGTAATGGAAAATTATCAACGTGCCGATGGTTCAATTGAAGTTCCTGAAGTTTTACGTCCATATATGGGTGGTGCAACTTATATCGACTAA
- a CDS encoding RsiV family protein, translating to MKLMQVKTSAVVATVAISMSLLAGCKPRNEPVADKQVEVKEEQTIPLIQAKTVEMSLLKSEACNVEGCTQYDLQTIETNVDWINQYFEDRIQKAEPAAFSAEPNEQVKVGEGAVAGLSQSSMSVRYLSQWYKVATFIVDSYTYSAGAAHGLYHKEFVNFDLSLQKRIALQDILIKGTERKVLDELYSANANWLNDHAITRDKLQLSDNFYYGVDGLVFVYPLYELASYAEGMPELILPYRVSQAVIKPEYLPSLPNYKKR from the coding sequence ATGAAGCTCATGCAAGTCAAAACTTCGGCTGTAGTTGCAACTGTTGCTATTTCAATGAGTTTATTGGCGGGATGTAAACCTCGAAATGAACCAGTTGCAGATAAGCAAGTTGAAGTAAAAGAAGAACAGACAATACCTTTAATTCAAGCTAAAACGGTTGAGATGAGTCTTCTAAAATCAGAAGCATGTAATGTGGAAGGTTGTACGCAATATGATCTTCAAACTATCGAAACAAATGTAGATTGGATTAATCAATATTTTGAAGATCGTATTCAAAAAGCAGAACCTGCTGCATTTTCGGCTGAGCCAAATGAACAGGTGAAGGTTGGAGAAGGAGCTGTTGCTGGTTTAAGTCAAAGTAGTATGTCAGTACGATATTTGAGTCAGTGGTATAAAGTCGCAACATTTATTGTTGATTCATATACTTATAGTGCAGGGGCAGCACATGGTTTATACCATAAAGAATTTGTAAATTTTGATTTAAGTTTACAAAAACGTATTGCTTTACAAGATATTTTAATTAAAGGGACTGAACGAAAAGTTCTTGATGAGCTTTATTCAGCAAATGCTAATTGGTTAAATGATCATGCGATTACTAGAGATAAACTACAATTAAGTGATAACTTTTATTACGGTGTAGATGGGCTTGTTTTTGTATATCCATTATATGAATTAGCAAGTTATGCAGAAGGTATGCCTGAACTCATTTTACCTTACCGTGTGAGTCAAGCTGTGATTAAACCAGAATATTTGCCAAGTTTACCAAATTATAAAAAACGTTAA
- the lolA gene encoding outer membrane lipoprotein chaperone LolA, giving the protein MNMLRKTVCTIALGAVCMTPMMSTTVFAATAASEQQAAASLINQLNGLQSLTANFEQTTKVHNTKAVKNKGLTAQHMNQTFKGVMKVERPGKFYWEITSPVKQTIVSSGKLVWIYDPDLQQAVRQSLDDQVANTPALLLSGNTNQIMSSYKVTQPDKAKTYYTLIPKNKESAFQSLTISFSAKNKPSLMVLQDSLGQTTYVKFNNVKVNSTIPASTFNFVPPKGTDIIDQ; this is encoded by the coding sequence ATGAATATGCTTCGTAAAACTGTATGTACTATTGCTTTAGGTGCAGTATGTATGACACCTATGATGAGTACTACTGTATTTGCTGCCACAGCGGCATCGGAGCAGCAAGCAGCAGCGAGTTTGATTAACCAATTAAATGGATTACAAAGTTTAACTGCCAATTTTGAACAAACTACTAAAGTTCATAATACAAAAGCAGTTAAAAATAAAGGTTTAACCGCTCAGCACATGAATCAAACTTTTAAAGGTGTGATGAAAGTTGAGCGTCCAGGGAAGTTTTATTGGGAAATAACATCACCAGTAAAACAAACAATCGTATCTTCAGGGAAACTGGTTTGGATTTATGATCCAGATTTACAACAGGCTGTGCGTCAAAGTTTAGATGACCAAGTTGCAAATACGCCTGCTTTATTATTGTCTGGTAATACTAATCAAATTATGAGTAGTTATAAAGTGACTCAACCAGATAAAGCAAAAACGTATTACACATTAATTCCAAAAAATAAAGAAAGTGCTTTCCAGAGTTTAACAATTAGCTTTAGTGCGAAAAATAAACCATCGTTGATGGTGCTACAAGATTCATTAGGGCAAACAACGTATGTGAAGTTTAATAATGTGAAAGTAAATAGTACGATTCCAGCATCTACCTTTAATTTTGTTCCACCAAAAGGAACAGACATCATTGATCAATAA
- the rpmA gene encoding 50S ribosomal protein L27 — protein sequence MASKKAGGSTKNGRDSNPKMLGVKVYGGQTVTAGNIIVRQRGTEFHAGANVGMGRDHTLFATADGVVKFEVKGQFGRRYVTVEA from the coding sequence ATGGCGAGTAAAAAAGCCGGTGGTTCTACTAAGAACGGTCGTGATTCGAATCCTAAAATGTTAGGTGTTAAAGTTTACGGTGGTCAAACTGTAACTGCAGGTAACATTATCGTTCGTCAACGTGGTACAGAATTCCACGCTGGTGCAAACGTTGGTATGGGTCGTGACCATACATTATTTGCTACTGCTGATGGCGTAGTAAAATTCGAAGTGAAAGGTCAATTTGGCCGTCGCTACGTAACTGTTGAAGCATAA
- the rplU gene encoding 50S ribosomal protein L21, which translates to MYAVIQSGGKQHRVVEGETLKVELLKAETGSTITFDDVLMVVNGDSIQIGAPVVAGAKVTAEVVSHGRHDKIRIIKMRRRKHYRKQQGHRQWFTELKITGISG; encoded by the coding sequence ATGTACGCAGTAATCCAAAGCGGTGGTAAACAGCACCGTGTAGTTGAGGGTGAAACCCTTAAAGTTGAATTATTGAAAGCTGAAACTGGCTCAACTATTACGTTTGATGACGTATTAATGGTTGTAAATGGCGATAGCATTCAAATCGGTGCTCCAGTTGTAGCTGGCGCTAAAGTAACTGCAGAAGTGGTTAGCCATGGTCGTCACGACAAAATCCGCATCATCAAAATGCGTCGTCGTAAACATTACCGTAAACAACAAGGTCACCGTCAATGGTTCACTGAGTTGAAAATTACTGGTATTTCAGGCTAA
- the sdsA gene encoding All-trans-nonaprenyl-diphosphate synthase, which produces MTIDFKQDILAPVATDFATMDTFINEGITSKVALVMAVSKHVVEAGGKRMRPIMCLLAAKACGTEDLEKHRKLAAIIEMLHTATLVHDDVVDESGLRRGRPTANATWNNQTAVLVGDFLISRAFDLLVDLENMVLLKDFSTGTCEIAEGEVLQLQSQHQPDTTEATYLDIIHGKTSRLFELATEGSAILSGKDQYREPLKRYAGHFGNAFQIIDDILDYTSDAETLGKNIGDDLMEGKPTLPLISALQNTVGDDHDLIRKSIATGGTSDLDKIIQIVQNSGALDYCRKRATEETHTAIQALHELPNSQYRLALEKLALLALNRIQ; this is translated from the coding sequence ATGACCATCGATTTTAAGCAAGATATTCTCGCTCCAGTTGCCACTGATTTTGCCACGATGGATACATTTATTAATGAAGGAATAACATCTAAAGTTGCATTAGTGATGGCAGTAAGCAAACATGTTGTTGAAGCAGGCGGCAAACGCATGCGTCCTATTATGTGCTTACTTGCAGCAAAAGCATGTGGTACTGAAGATTTAGAAAAACATCGTAAACTCGCTGCAATTATTGAAATGCTCCATACAGCAACGCTCGTTCATGATGATGTTGTTGATGAATCTGGTCTACGTCGTGGTCGTCCAACGGCAAATGCCACTTGGAATAATCAAACTGCGGTACTTGTTGGTGACTTTTTAATTTCACGTGCATTCGACCTATTAGTCGATTTAGAAAACATGGTGTTATTAAAAGACTTTTCTACAGGAACATGTGAAATTGCAGAAGGTGAAGTTCTACAATTACAATCACAACACCAACCAGATACAACTGAAGCAACATATTTAGATATTATTCATGGTAAGACTTCTCGCTTATTTGAATTAGCAACAGAAGGCTCTGCAATCTTATCTGGCAAAGATCAATACCGTGAACCTTTAAAACGATATGCTGGTCATTTTGGTAATGCCTTCCAAATTATTGATGATATTTTAGATTACACCTCTGATGCTGAAACATTAGGTAAAAATATTGGTGATGATCTTATGGAAGGAAAACCAACTTTACCGTTAATCTCAGCTTTACAGAATACTGTAGGTGATGATCATGATCTTATTCGTAAAAGTATTGCCACGGGTGGTACATCAGACTTAGATAAAATCATTCAAATTGTACAAAATTCAGGTGCATTAGATTATTGTCGAAAACGTGCAACTGAAGAAACTCATACAGCCATTCAAGCATTACATGAATTACCAAATAGCCAATACAGATTAGCGCTTGAAAAGTTAGCACTACTTGCGCTTAATCGTATTCAATAA
- a CDS encoding site-specific recombinase encodes MHIQINDLLIKMKEQLDTQAVLEDDLLIELVSRIRPTDTHNIDEIHQKFQSFIEALLITPAAAITLQSFVLKLISQYKQTSLYADTGILSLDGFWNQLFQRLGAYFLPLINDPNQLQDLVRRVFHQRSDQYWLDSISCTEWNQLFSILNQSNANQNEKRLIRVDLIKALTVLSYRVSGIGLYPEFINAYPELTEYESPFLVQNREIIEFIQQYKQLHQNADDVSAITPPDASQALVMLEQCRDVVLKIRRSTKRIGVSISLTYLLSLLEQCLERIEIILNLIVEEDEVRFESIGQLLTDITDAIYSETSVRSLLATNSELIALQVTENASKTGEHYVSTDKKGFGSMYKSAAGAGIIIACMATIKTLMTRLTLAPLMQAFSYSMNYSLGFMLIHVLHFTVATKQPAMTAAALAATVHHRKGSKTAQIAELAALIINIIRTQFIAILGNISIAIPVAALIAFFWDFALHEPLMNHAKAAKTLHDLNPFTSLAIPHAAIAGVCLFFSGLLAGYYDNMAVYRKIGPRIKADYRLKKILGQPRLDNFANYIERNLGALAGNFLFGIMLGSMGTLGYILGLPLDIRHIAFASANFIQGLMTINDTPDIGLILVSFFGVLLIGLTNLFVSFSLTIIVALRARRVRFEQWKPLAKLVLTHFLTRPSDFFWPPEKKLEINEQQNTDK; translated from the coding sequence ATGCACATTCAAATCAATGACTTACTGATAAAAATGAAAGAACAGCTAGATACTCAAGCTGTTCTTGAAGATGATTTATTAATTGAGTTAGTTAGTCGTATTCGCCCAACAGATACTCACAATATAGATGAAATTCATCAAAAATTTCAAAGCTTTATTGAAGCACTATTAATTACACCAGCAGCAGCAATTACGCTCCAAAGTTTTGTACTTAAGCTCATTAGTCAATATAAGCAAACTAGTCTTTATGCTGATACTGGTATTTTGTCATTAGATGGTTTTTGGAATCAGCTATTTCAGCGTCTTGGTGCATATTTTCTTCCTTTAATTAATGATCCAAATCAACTGCAAGATTTAGTTCGACGGGTTTTTCATCAACGAAGTGATCAATATTGGTTAGATAGTATTTCTTGCACTGAATGGAACCAATTATTTTCAATTTTGAATCAAAGCAATGCAAATCAAAATGAAAAGCGCCTCATTCGGGTTGACTTAATTAAAGCTTTAACTGTTTTATCTTATCGTGTCAGTGGAATTGGTTTATATCCTGAATTTATCAATGCTTACCCTGAACTTACAGAATATGAATCTCCATTCTTAGTGCAAAACAGAGAAATTATTGAGTTTATTCAGCAATATAAACAACTTCATCAAAACGCAGATGATGTTAGTGCTATAACACCGCCTGATGCATCTCAAGCCCTTGTCATGCTTGAACAATGTAGAGATGTTGTCTTAAAAATCAGACGATCGACTAAACGAATTGGGGTAAGTATTAGCTTAACTTATCTTCTTTCACTACTTGAACAATGCTTAGAGCGTATTGAAATTATTCTTAATCTTATTGTTGAAGAAGATGAAGTGCGCTTTGAATCTATTGGTCAGTTACTTACAGACATTACTGATGCAATTTATAGTGAAACAAGTGTTCGCTCACTTTTAGCAACAAATAGTGAATTAATAGCATTACAAGTAACAGAAAATGCGAGTAAAACAGGTGAACACTATGTAAGTACCGATAAAAAAGGTTTTGGAAGCATGTATAAGTCGGCTGCAGGCGCCGGAATTATTATTGCATGTATGGCAACCATTAAAACCTTAATGACTCGGCTTACACTTGCGCCATTAATGCAAGCATTTTCATATAGTATGAACTACTCTCTAGGCTTCATGCTGATTCATGTGTTGCACTTTACTGTTGCAACAAAGCAACCTGCGATGACGGCTGCTGCTCTGGCTGCGACCGTACATCATCGCAAAGGATCTAAAACCGCCCAAATTGCAGAACTTGCAGCACTAATTATTAATATTATTCGAACACAGTTCATTGCTATTTTAGGAAATATCTCCATTGCAATTCCTGTTGCTGCATTGATTGCCTTTTTCTGGGACTTTGCCTTACATGAACCACTAATGAATCATGCCAAAGCAGCAAAAACATTACACGATCTTAATCCATTTACCTCTTTAGCAATTCCGCATGCAGCTATTGCTGGGGTTTGTTTATTTTTCTCAGGATTACTTGCTGGTTATTATGACAATATGGCTGTGTACCGTAAGATTGGTCCACGTATAAAAGCAGACTATCGCTTAAAGAAAATATTGGGACAACCGAGATTAGATAATTTTGCTAATTATATTGAGAGAAATCTTGGTGCTTTAGCAGGTAATTTTTTATTTGGTATTATGCTTGGAAGTATGGGTACGCTTGGGTATATTTTAGGCTTACCACTCGATATTCGTCACATTGCCTTTGCTTCTGCTAACTTTATACAGGGCTTAATGACGATTAATGATACCCCAGACATTGGTCTAATATTAGTTTCATTTTTCGGTGTCTTACTTATTGGTTTAACAAACTTATTTGTAAGCTTTAGCCTCACAATTATTGTAGCATTACGTGCTAGACGTGTTCGTTTTGAACAATGGAAACCACTTGCAAAACTTGTACTCACACACTTTTTAACACGACCAAGTGACTTTTTCTGGCCTCCAGAAAAGAAACTTGAAATCAACGAACAGCAGAATACAGATAAATGA
- a CDS encoding phosphatase PAP2 family protein, translating into MPTFMIIFGSFLLIISFLILNITPLNAIDLAIIEWFSHQRTQQLNEISIVLSYLGGIPFVLFITTLWCFYAKLLKKYGRINFVWFGLLGSISLTWLLKYLISIPRPPEIYHLVNVFGSSFPSGHTVYATALGCLAIYAYSQSKKFRVILFFSIIWMVVMGISRVYLGVHYPSDVLAGWGTGLIYISITYLICIKLEGSRKFIVLD; encoded by the coding sequence GTGCCAACTTTCATGATTATTTTTGGCAGTTTTCTTTTAATTATCAGTTTTTTGATACTCAATATAACCCCACTCAATGCTATAGATTTAGCAATAATTGAGTGGTTTAGTCACCAAAGAACACAACAATTAAATGAAATTTCCATTGTACTTTCATATTTGGGTGGCATACCTTTTGTATTATTTATAACAACATTATGGTGTTTTTACGCAAAGTTGTTAAAAAAATACGGACGGATCAATTTTGTCTGGTTTGGACTTTTGGGAAGTATTTCTCTTACATGGTTATTGAAATACTTAATTTCAATACCTCGTCCACCAGAAATTTATCATCTTGTAAATGTGTTTGGTTCTTCATTTCCTAGTGGGCATACAGTCTATGCGACGGCACTTGGATGTTTAGCCATTTATGCGTACTCGCAGTCAAAAAAATTTAGAGTAATTCTATTTTTCTCTATAATTTGGATGGTTGTCATGGGTATTTCACGTGTTTATTTAGGTGTACATTACCCATCAGACGTACTCGCTGGCTGGGGTACCGGTTTGATATATATTTCAATAACCTATCTAATCTGTATCAAATTAGAAGGCTCAAGAAAATTTATAGTTTTAGATTAA